The Etheostoma spectabile isolate EspeVRDwgs_2016 chromosome 1, UIUC_Espe_1.0, whole genome shotgun sequence genome has a segment encoding these proteins:
- the vrk3 gene encoding serine/threonine-protein kinase VRK3 isoform X1: MPFRFCPQCGTKLQPDFRFCPSCGEKLPCPVSESGPVSTTPSLSLFQGKRDEALTSEVKSSLATRSSFELMGSTAHAFNTATPVTSRPALRKTRNSLRLDREVEFNIKDATPPVVPSTSPFRDDRMKADNGVGFVGTPPKQHTAESALEPSTVLKFPRTVRGKEKLSSPAKQVEEAKRLTDKTSFKAEKSTIDGFPVAITSPVTPPISKSPLKGTGKGKAKKAKHASTVEPLQESEEVTDTTGKKWKLVKLLSQSTTELIYEVLQTVSRSNSKESNHILKLGAKDGRIFNEQNCLQRAAKPASVDKWIKQNKMDFLGIPSCVGFGLHAESYRFLIFPNMGQSLQSVMEEEDELLSEKAVLQLACRILDVLQYIHSNEYVHADINAENIYIKPGQKSQVYLVGYCHAFRYCPGGQHVEYREASRTPHEGTMEFISLDAHKGAAPSRRSDLQSLGYCMLRWHAGTLPWALFVHPDQVATQKQRYMEDVPALLSDCFGKKRVSSAFETYLTKVMTLQYSEQPDYSLLKAGLSAALLQLGGLPEQPLSF; the protein is encoded by the exons ATGCCTTTCCGTTTCTGCCCCCAATGTGGGACAAAGTTACAGCCTGATTTTAGATTTTGTCCATCATGTGGGGAGAAGCTTCCCTGTCCTGTCAGTGAATCTGGACCTGTGAGCACAACGCCATCGTTAAGTCTCTTTCAAGGCAAAAGGGATGAAGCACTAACATCAGAAGTTAAATCAAGTCTTGCTACAAGATCAAGTTTCGAGCTCATGGGAAGTACGG CCCATGCATTTAACACCGCAACTCCAGTTACATCTCGTCCTGCACTTCGAAAGACCCGTAACTCCCTTCGTCTAGACAGGGAAGTTGAATTCAACATTAAAGATGCCACTCCACCCGTGGTGCCCTCCACTAGTCCTTTTAGAGATGACAGGATGAAAG CAGATAATGGTGTTGGATTTGTTGGAACTCCACCAAAACAGCACACGGCAGAGTCAGCTCTAGAGCCTTCTACTGTCCTAAAATTCCCTCGAACTG TGAGGGGAAAGGAAAAACTCTCCAGCCCTGCTAAGCAAGTAGAAGAGGCAAAGAGGCTGACtgataaaacaagttttaaagcAGAGAAATCAACGATAGACGGCTTTCCAGTGGCCATCACTTCCCCTGTTACCCCACCAATCTCCAAGTCCCCTTTAAAAG GGACAGGAAAAGGCAAAGCCAAGAAGGCAAAGCATGCGTCCACTGTGGAACCGCTACAGGAAAGTGAAGAGGTGACAGACACAACAGGCAAGAAGTGGAAGCTGGTGAAACTGCTCAGTCAGAGCACAACAGAGCTCATCTACGAAG ttttgcagACAGTTTCAAGATCCAATTCTAAGGAGTCGAATCACATCCTCAAACTT GGAGCTAAAGATGGAAGAATCTTCAACGAGCAGAACTGTCTGCAGAGAGCTGCTAAACCTGCATCGG TGGACAAGTggatcaaacaaaacaagatggaTTTTCTGGGGATTCCTTCCTGTGTTGGCTTTGGTCTTCATGCAGAGTCCTACAG GTTTCTTATTTTCCCCAACATGGGCCAGTCTCTCCAGTCTGTCATGGAGGAAGAAGATGAGCTGCTTTCTGAGAAAGCGGTCCTTCAGCTCGCCTGCAGAATA TTAGATGTACTGCAGTACATCCATTCAAACGAGTACGTTCATGCTGATATTAATGCAGAAAACATTTACATCAAACCAGGACAGAAATCACAG GTATACCTAGTAGGATACTGCCATGCCTTCAGGTACTGTCCAGGTGGACAACATGTAGAGTACCGTGAAGCCAGCAGAACACCACATGAGGGCACCATGGAGTTCATCAGCCTGGACGCACATAAGGGAGCAG CTCCGTCTCGACGCAGTGACCTCCAGTCTCTGGGTTACTGCATGCTGCGCTGGCATGCTGGGACGCTGCCGTGGGCCCTCTTTGTTCACCCGGACCAGGTAGCCACGCAGAAACAGAG GTACATGGAGGATGTTCCTGCCCTGTTAAGTGACTGCTTTGGGAAGAAAAGAGTTTCCA GTGCGTTTGAAACGTACCTGACTAAAGTGATGACCCTGCAGTACTCAGAGCAGCCGGACTACTCATTGCTGAAGGCCGGACTCAGCGCCGCCTTACTGCAGCTGGGGGGGTTACCGGAGCAGCCGCTCAGTTTTTAG
- the LOC116688101 gene encoding rho family-interacting cell polarization regulator 1 isoform X2: MFTGSTKLPPTKTPQPERLDEVYAALRRGLQSYLQVHQLELDSLGQQTRENKRNGRLGSLYELDKQVKAIERFMRRLEFHLSKVEELYDAYCIQRRLRDGASKMVAAFNSATGSKEARESLSEANKGYRECTEHMCSLESELESQMGEFHVKMKGLAGFARLCAGDQYEVLMRYGRQRWRLRGRVEVKQIWDSEEYIFMPLVTELLSIKVTELKSLANHVVVGSVSCEMIDLFCPLPQTLAVDINDLGTVKLNLEVTWSPFDKDDQTSSTSTVSKRLLSNQSPPDTPSMREQVFYSLLKRQGEMDNGTVWSNSSESSDDSSSPALAHPAQRLTASNVLQTTLTTPLSFTPHKSSASTPSLSSNQEEDETEAGEVFCQTDAVLNGHLQTSCSRGPDCTVTDRASVQSADLSESSADLNCSCPDVSSVPPVLLMETLDLSESAVPQVCISAVEAKDDGCEDLSVHAGQTEAEIEDSITEAGEGRQVEASEKRSEPYQFVQESKQMEAAPSVPFPTSSSFTLEVETALESFDFLNCSDLEEDEEEEENKEKEDKGEKDDGQHEDNQNNMEEVKMEEDEKNEENFYSGGSDEEEADGLQILMEAPEGFRNSDEDCFSESQESSVEDVQDLCQMEMPEEKEEHSTEKGDEQHGEDTSHGQEERPSTPTHLATTVF; the protein is encoded by the exons ATGTTCACAGGCTCAACCAAACTGCCACCCACTAAAACCCCGCAGCCCGAGCGGCTGGATGAAGTGTACGCTGCCCTACGCAGAGGCTTACA GTCATACCTCCAGGTCCACCAGCTGGAGCTGGACAGTCTGGGTCAACAGACCAGAGAGAACAAGAGGAACGGTCGTTTG gggTCTTTGTATGAGTTGGATAAG caaGTGAAAGCCATAGAGAGGTTTATGCGTCGCCTGGAATTCCACCTCAGCAAG GTTGAGGAGCTGTACGATGCTTATTGTATACAGCGGCGACTGCGTGATGGAGCAAGTAAGATGGTGGCGGCCTTTAACTCTGCCACTGGCAGCAAAGAGGCCAGAGAGAGCCTGAGTGAAGCCAACAAGGGCTACAGGGAATGTACAGAG CACATGTGCTCACTTGAGAGTGAATTAGAAAGCCAGATGGGAGAATTTCACGTCAAAATGAAGG gcCTTGCTGGCTTTGCACGACTGTGTGCTGGTGATCAGTATGAG GTCTTAATGCGTTACGGGCGGCAACGCTGGAGGCTAAGAGGCCGTGTAGAAGTCAAGCAGATATGGGACAGTGAAGAGTACATCTTCATGCCTCTCGTCACAGAACTGCTGTCTATCAAG GTGACGGAGCTGAAGAGCCTGGCCAATCACGTGGTGGTGGGCAGCGTGTCCTGTGAAATGATCGACCTGTTCTGCCCGCTGCCCCAGACACTCGCCGTGGATATCAACGACCTCGGGACAGTGAAGCTGAACTTGGAGGTCACATGGAG tccGTTTGATAAGGACGACCAGACATCCTCCACCAGTACAGTTTCCAAACGGCTGCTGTCCAATCAGAGCCCTCCTGACACGCCATCTATGCGGGAGCAGGTGTTTTAT TCTCTGCTAAAGCGACAGGGAGAAATGGACAACGGGACAGTCTGGTCCAACTCCTCTGAATCCTCCGACGACTCCTCCAGTCCGGCCTTGGCTCACCCCGCTCAGAGGCTGACGGCCTCCAACGTGCTACAAACCACTCTCACCACTCCGCTTTCGTTCACGCCCCACAAGTCCAGCGCGTCGACGCCGTCGCTCTCATCCAACCAAGAGGAGGATGAGACAGAAGCCGGGGAGGTTTTCTGTCAGACGGACGCGGTTCTCAACGGCCATCTGCAGACTTCCTGCTCTCGTGGTCCAGACTGTACTGTGACTGATAGAGCGTCTGTCCAATCAGCCGACCTGTCTGAAAGCTCAGCAGACCTGAACTGCTCATGCCCAGATGTTTCCTCTGTACCTCCTGTGTTGCTAATGGAGACACTGGATTTGTCTGAAAGTGCCGTCCCACAAGTGTGTATTTCAGCGGTGGAGGCAAAAGACGACGGATGTGAGGACTTGTCAGTGCACGCTGGACAGACTGAAGCAGAAATAGAGGACAGCATCACTGAGGCAGGAGAGGGACGCCAGGTAGAAGCATCAGAGAAACGCAGTGAGCCATATCAGTTCGTCCAGGAGTCAAAACAAATGGAAGCCGCTCCGTCG GTTCCTTTTCCTACTTCTTCTAGTTTCACTCTGGAAGTCGAAACAGCCCTCGAAAGTTTTGACTTTCTCAATTGCTCTGACCTcgaggaagatgaggaggaagaggaaaacaaGGAAAAGGAAGACAAAGGAGAAAAGGATGatgggcaacatgaagacaaccaaaacaacatgGAGGAAGTTAAAATGGaggaagatgaaaaaaatgaagagaACTTTTACTCTGGAGGAAG tgatgaggaggaggcagaCGGTCTACAGATACTTATGGAAGCCCCAGAAGGATTCAGGAATTCTGATGAAGATTGTTTCTCTGAATCACAG gagtcaAGCGTGGAAGACGTGCAGGATTTGTGTCAGATGGAGATGCCCGAGGAGAAGGAGGAGCACAGCACGGAAAAGGGAGATGAACAACACG gAGAGGACACGTCACATGGTCAGGAGGAGCGTCCCTCTACTCCCACCCATTTGGCCACCACTGTCTTCTAA
- the LOC116688101 gene encoding rho family-interacting cell polarization regulator 1 isoform X1, which produces MFTGSTKLPPTKTPQPERLDEVYAALRRGLQSYLQVHQLELDSLGQQTRENKRNGRLGSLYELDKQVKAIERFMRRLEFHLSKVEELYDAYCIQRRLRDGASKMVAAFNSATGSKEARESLSEANKGYRECTEHMCSLESELESQMGEFHVKMKGLAGFARLCAGDQYEVLMRYGRQRWRLRGRVEVKQIWDSEEYIFMPLVTELLSIKVTELKSLANHVVVGSVSCEMIDLFCPLPQTLAVDINDLGTVKLNLEVTWSPFDKDDQTSSTSTVSKRLLSNQSPPDTPSMREQVFYSVPRGWPRQSCSLVETFHGVLADRTASLRCEFSRTTPRFTSVQSSLLKRQGEMDNGTVWSNSSESSDDSSSPALAHPAQRLTASNVLQTTLTTPLSFTPHKSSASTPSLSSNQEEDETEAGEVFCQTDAVLNGHLQTSCSRGPDCTVTDRASVQSADLSESSADLNCSCPDVSSVPPVLLMETLDLSESAVPQVCISAVEAKDDGCEDLSVHAGQTEAEIEDSITEAGEGRQVEASEKRSEPYQFVQESKQMEAAPSVPFPTSSSFTLEVETALESFDFLNCSDLEEDEEEEENKEKEDKGEKDDGQHEDNQNNMEEVKMEEDEKNEENFYSGGSDEEEADGLQILMEAPEGFRNSDEDCFSESQESSVEDVQDLCQMEMPEEKEEHSTEKGDEQHGEDTSHGQEERPSTPTHLATTVF; this is translated from the exons ATGTTCACAGGCTCAACCAAACTGCCACCCACTAAAACCCCGCAGCCCGAGCGGCTGGATGAAGTGTACGCTGCCCTACGCAGAGGCTTACA GTCATACCTCCAGGTCCACCAGCTGGAGCTGGACAGTCTGGGTCAACAGACCAGAGAGAACAAGAGGAACGGTCGTTTG gggTCTTTGTATGAGTTGGATAAG caaGTGAAAGCCATAGAGAGGTTTATGCGTCGCCTGGAATTCCACCTCAGCAAG GTTGAGGAGCTGTACGATGCTTATTGTATACAGCGGCGACTGCGTGATGGAGCAAGTAAGATGGTGGCGGCCTTTAACTCTGCCACTGGCAGCAAAGAGGCCAGAGAGAGCCTGAGTGAAGCCAACAAGGGCTACAGGGAATGTACAGAG CACATGTGCTCACTTGAGAGTGAATTAGAAAGCCAGATGGGAGAATTTCACGTCAAAATGAAGG gcCTTGCTGGCTTTGCACGACTGTGTGCTGGTGATCAGTATGAG GTCTTAATGCGTTACGGGCGGCAACGCTGGAGGCTAAGAGGCCGTGTAGAAGTCAAGCAGATATGGGACAGTGAAGAGTACATCTTCATGCCTCTCGTCACAGAACTGCTGTCTATCAAG GTGACGGAGCTGAAGAGCCTGGCCAATCACGTGGTGGTGGGCAGCGTGTCCTGTGAAATGATCGACCTGTTCTGCCCGCTGCCCCAGACACTCGCCGTGGATATCAACGACCTCGGGACAGTGAAGCTGAACTTGGAGGTCACATGGAG tccGTTTGATAAGGACGACCAGACATCCTCCACCAGTACAGTTTCCAAACGGCTGCTGTCCAATCAGAGCCCTCCTGACACGCCATCTATGCGGGAGCAGGTGTTTTAT AGTGTGCCCCGAGGTTGGCCCAGACAGAGCTGCTCACTGGTGGAGACGTTCCATGGTGTCTTGGCAGACAGGACGGCGTCCTTGCGTTGTGAATTCAGCCGTACAACACCCAGATTCACCTCTGTACAGTCG TCTCTGCTAAAGCGACAGGGAGAAATGGACAACGGGACAGTCTGGTCCAACTCCTCTGAATCCTCCGACGACTCCTCCAGTCCGGCCTTGGCTCACCCCGCTCAGAGGCTGACGGCCTCCAACGTGCTACAAACCACTCTCACCACTCCGCTTTCGTTCACGCCCCACAAGTCCAGCGCGTCGACGCCGTCGCTCTCATCCAACCAAGAGGAGGATGAGACAGAAGCCGGGGAGGTTTTCTGTCAGACGGACGCGGTTCTCAACGGCCATCTGCAGACTTCCTGCTCTCGTGGTCCAGACTGTACTGTGACTGATAGAGCGTCTGTCCAATCAGCCGACCTGTCTGAAAGCTCAGCAGACCTGAACTGCTCATGCCCAGATGTTTCCTCTGTACCTCCTGTGTTGCTAATGGAGACACTGGATTTGTCTGAAAGTGCCGTCCCACAAGTGTGTATTTCAGCGGTGGAGGCAAAAGACGACGGATGTGAGGACTTGTCAGTGCACGCTGGACAGACTGAAGCAGAAATAGAGGACAGCATCACTGAGGCAGGAGAGGGACGCCAGGTAGAAGCATCAGAGAAACGCAGTGAGCCATATCAGTTCGTCCAGGAGTCAAAACAAATGGAAGCCGCTCCGTCG GTTCCTTTTCCTACTTCTTCTAGTTTCACTCTGGAAGTCGAAACAGCCCTCGAAAGTTTTGACTTTCTCAATTGCTCTGACCTcgaggaagatgaggaggaagaggaaaacaaGGAAAAGGAAGACAAAGGAGAAAAGGATGatgggcaacatgaagacaaccaaaacaacatgGAGGAAGTTAAAATGGaggaagatgaaaaaaatgaagagaACTTTTACTCTGGAGGAAG tgatgaggaggaggcagaCGGTCTACAGATACTTATGGAAGCCCCAGAAGGATTCAGGAATTCTGATGAAGATTGTTTCTCTGAATCACAG gagtcaAGCGTGGAAGACGTGCAGGATTTGTGTCAGATGGAGATGCCCGAGGAGAAGGAGGAGCACAGCACGGAAAAGGGAGATGAACAACACG gAGAGGACACGTCACATGGTCAGGAGGAGCGTCCCTCTACTCCCACCCATTTGGCCACCACTGTCTTCTAA
- the vrk3 gene encoding serine/threonine-protein kinase VRK3 isoform X2, with protein MPFRFCPQCGTKLQPDFRFCPSCGEKLPCPVSESGPVSTTPSLSLFQGKRDEALTSEVKSSLATRSSFELMGSTAHAFNTATPVTSRPALRKTRNSLRLDREVEFNIKDATPPVVPSTSPFRDDRMKDNGVGFVGTPPKQHTAESALEPSTVLKFPRTVRGKEKLSSPAKQVEEAKRLTDKTSFKAEKSTIDGFPVAITSPVTPPISKSPLKGTGKGKAKKAKHASTVEPLQESEEVTDTTGKKWKLVKLLSQSTTELIYEVLQTVSRSNSKESNHILKLGAKDGRIFNEQNCLQRAAKPASVDKWIKQNKMDFLGIPSCVGFGLHAESYRFLIFPNMGQSLQSVMEEEDELLSEKAVLQLACRILDVLQYIHSNEYVHADINAENIYIKPGQKSQVYLVGYCHAFRYCPGGQHVEYREASRTPHEGTMEFISLDAHKGAAPSRRSDLQSLGYCMLRWHAGTLPWALFVHPDQVATQKQRYMEDVPALLSDCFGKKRVSSAFETYLTKVMTLQYSEQPDYSLLKAGLSAALLQLGGLPEQPLSF; from the exons ATGCCTTTCCGTTTCTGCCCCCAATGTGGGACAAAGTTACAGCCTGATTTTAGATTTTGTCCATCATGTGGGGAGAAGCTTCCCTGTCCTGTCAGTGAATCTGGACCTGTGAGCACAACGCCATCGTTAAGTCTCTTTCAAGGCAAAAGGGATGAAGCACTAACATCAGAAGTTAAATCAAGTCTTGCTACAAGATCAAGTTTCGAGCTCATGGGAAGTACGG CCCATGCATTTAACACCGCAACTCCAGTTACATCTCGTCCTGCACTTCGAAAGACCCGTAACTCCCTTCGTCTAGACAGGGAAGTTGAATTCAACATTAAAGATGCCACTCCACCCGTGGTGCCCTCCACTAGTCCTTTTAGAGATGACAGGATGAAAG ATAATGGTGTTGGATTTGTTGGAACTCCACCAAAACAGCACACGGCAGAGTCAGCTCTAGAGCCTTCTACTGTCCTAAAATTCCCTCGAACTG TGAGGGGAAAGGAAAAACTCTCCAGCCCTGCTAAGCAAGTAGAAGAGGCAAAGAGGCTGACtgataaaacaagttttaaagcAGAGAAATCAACGATAGACGGCTTTCCAGTGGCCATCACTTCCCCTGTTACCCCACCAATCTCCAAGTCCCCTTTAAAAG GGACAGGAAAAGGCAAAGCCAAGAAGGCAAAGCATGCGTCCACTGTGGAACCGCTACAGGAAAGTGAAGAGGTGACAGACACAACAGGCAAGAAGTGGAAGCTGGTGAAACTGCTCAGTCAGAGCACAACAGAGCTCATCTACGAAG ttttgcagACAGTTTCAAGATCCAATTCTAAGGAGTCGAATCACATCCTCAAACTT GGAGCTAAAGATGGAAGAATCTTCAACGAGCAGAACTGTCTGCAGAGAGCTGCTAAACCTGCATCGG TGGACAAGTggatcaaacaaaacaagatggaTTTTCTGGGGATTCCTTCCTGTGTTGGCTTTGGTCTTCATGCAGAGTCCTACAG GTTTCTTATTTTCCCCAACATGGGCCAGTCTCTCCAGTCTGTCATGGAGGAAGAAGATGAGCTGCTTTCTGAGAAAGCGGTCCTTCAGCTCGCCTGCAGAATA TTAGATGTACTGCAGTACATCCATTCAAACGAGTACGTTCATGCTGATATTAATGCAGAAAACATTTACATCAAACCAGGACAGAAATCACAG GTATACCTAGTAGGATACTGCCATGCCTTCAGGTACTGTCCAGGTGGACAACATGTAGAGTACCGTGAAGCCAGCAGAACACCACATGAGGGCACCATGGAGTTCATCAGCCTGGACGCACATAAGGGAGCAG CTCCGTCTCGACGCAGTGACCTCCAGTCTCTGGGTTACTGCATGCTGCGCTGGCATGCTGGGACGCTGCCGTGGGCCCTCTTTGTTCACCCGGACCAGGTAGCCACGCAGAAACAGAG GTACATGGAGGATGTTCCTGCCCTGTTAAGTGACTGCTTTGGGAAGAAAAGAGTTTCCA GTGCGTTTGAAACGTACCTGACTAAAGTGATGACCCTGCAGTACTCAGAGCAGCCGGACTACTCATTGCTGAAGGCCGGACTCAGCGCCGCCTTACTGCAGCTGGGGGGGTTACCGGAGCAGCCGCTCAGTTTTTAG